One Nitrospira sp. DNA window includes the following coding sequences:
- a CDS encoding RNase adapter protein RapZ, translating into MAALNLVVISGLSGSGKSHALKAFEDAGYFCVDNLPPALLPTFVELCHQQGGEIKNVALGIDIRERVFFGDLAKVLGELKTQGHALQLVFLEAREEVLVRRFSESRRPHPLLPHMPVLEGVRFERERLSDLRKHADRVIDTSDITVHELRDLLIRQFRQDTAVRRMTISLVTFGYKFGVPYDIDLLFDVRFIRNPFFVPDLKALTGEDARVQQYVFADPAAGQFLEQLQGLFAFLIPLFERDQRSYLSIGIGCTGGRHRSVTIALRLRERFAALGYEVSVTHRDLHKP; encoded by the coding sequence ATGGCCGCGCTTAATCTCGTCGTCATCAGCGGTCTTTCCGGATCCGGAAAGAGCCACGCGTTGAAGGCCTTCGAAGACGCGGGCTATTTCTGTGTCGACAATCTTCCTCCGGCCCTCCTTCCGACCTTTGTCGAACTATGTCACCAACAAGGGGGCGAGATTAAGAATGTCGCCCTGGGGATCGATATTCGCGAACGGGTCTTTTTCGGAGATTTGGCGAAGGTCTTGGGTGAATTGAAGACCCAGGGCCATGCTCTTCAACTCGTGTTCTTGGAGGCGCGGGAAGAAGTACTGGTCCGCCGGTTCTCAGAAAGCCGCCGCCCGCACCCGCTGTTGCCTCATATGCCGGTATTGGAGGGGGTTCGGTTCGAGCGGGAGCGTCTGAGCGACCTGCGGAAGCATGCCGATCGAGTCATCGATACGTCCGACATCACCGTGCATGAGTTGCGCGATCTGTTGATCAGACAATTCCGTCAGGATACCGCCGTTCGCCGCATGACCATCTCGCTGGTCACGTTCGGATACAAGTTCGGCGTTCCTTATGATATCGACCTGCTCTTCGATGTCCGGTTCATCCGCAATCCGTTCTTTGTGCCGGACTTGAAAGCCTTGACCGGCGAGGATGCCAGGGTCCAGCAGTATGTATTCGCCGACCCGGCTGCCGGCCAGTTCCTGGAACAGCTGCAGGGGTTGTTTGCCTTTCTGATCCCGTTGTTCGAACGGGATCAGCGTAGTTATCTGAGTATCGGTATCGGCTGTACCGGGGGGCGCCATCGGTCTGTGACGATCGCGTTGCGCCTCCGGGAGCGATTCGCGGCCCTCGGGTACGAAGTGTCCGTGACCCACCGAGATCTTCACAAGCCCTAG
- a CDS encoding Type IV pilus biogenesis protein PilM, translated as MLASLKHLADLDFFSMFSPQRQLLGLDIGSSSIKLVQIKEHRGRHTLQKFGVKELEPEVIVDGTVMDEGRVVSAIKELLAEHHIKLKQVAISISGHAVIIKKISLPPMPDEELDGQVKLAAEQYIPFDINEVNLDFHVLPPSENAEEQGEMSIVLVAAKKDKINELTELVKAAGLTPVVMDVDAFAIENMYGVTNPASQDDTTTLVNIGASVMNVNIVRGGVSLFTRDIPLGGNRYSEAVQREMGVSFEEAEQLKKSDRDDDQSLAAVMESVNAEVASEIARTIDYFKTTSSDGDITRVLLCGGGAKVKGLAQQLHDRMHVEVEIANPFSEIDTSMCNVDPDRLAEMGPLAAVGVGLALRTVGDR; from the coding sequence ATGCTGGCTTCACTGAAACATCTCGCTGATCTGGATTTCTTCTCGATGTTCTCGCCGCAACGACAACTGTTGGGGCTCGACATCGGGTCAAGCAGCATCAAGCTCGTTCAGATCAAGGAACATCGTGGGCGTCATACGTTGCAGAAGTTCGGGGTGAAAGAACTGGAGCCGGAGGTCATCGTCGACGGTACCGTGATGGACGAAGGGCGAGTCGTGTCGGCCATCAAGGAGTTGCTGGCCGAACACCACATCAAGCTGAAGCAGGTCGCCATTTCCATTTCCGGTCATGCCGTCATCATCAAGAAGATCAGCTTGCCGCCGATGCCTGATGAGGAGCTTGACGGGCAGGTGAAACTCGCGGCGGAGCAATACATTCCCTTCGACATCAATGAAGTGAATCTCGATTTTCATGTGCTGCCGCCGTCGGAGAATGCGGAGGAGCAGGGCGAGATGTCGATCGTGCTGGTTGCGGCGAAGAAGGACAAAATCAACGAACTGACCGAGTTGGTGAAAGCGGCCGGCCTGACTCCGGTGGTGATGGATGTCGATGCCTTTGCCATCGAGAACATGTACGGCGTGACGAATCCTGCCTCGCAAGACGATACGACGACATTGGTGAACATCGGCGCCAGCGTCATGAATGTGAACATCGTGAGGGGAGGAGTGTCGCTCTTTACCCGTGATATTCCGTTGGGCGGCAATCGATATTCCGAAGCCGTGCAGCGCGAGATGGGAGTTTCCTTCGAAGAAGCGGAACAATTGAAAAAAAGCGACCGTGACGACGACCAGTCGCTCGCGGCGGTGATGGAGAGCGTCAATGCCGAGGTGGCGTCGGAGATCGCGCGCACGATCGATTACTTCAAGACGACGTCTTCGGACGGCGACATCACGCGTGTGTTGTTGTGCGGCGGGGGAGCCAAGGTCAAGGGATTGGCCCAGCAACTGCACGATCGAATGCACGTGGAGGTAGAGATCGCGAATCCCTTCAGTGAGATCGACACGTCGATGTGCAATGTCGATCCCGATCGGCTGGCCGAGATGGGGCCGCTGGCGGCGGTAGGGGTGGGGCTCGCACTTCGGACGGTGGGGGACCGATGA
- a CDS encoding Type IV pilus biogenesis protein PilN: protein MIKINLLATGPKARKAKPQWDVRAEALLGVGVLAITLTGCWFYASSLDDEIQAKQNEKQSKDKQVAQLKEQVKAVQDFEQKKKQLEDKNRIIDQLEKSRTGPVKVLDHVSQSLNPLKVWLVRMNLKGNNVELEGRAMSNDDVVEFVNNLRRTDQFGTIKLMESRAGQDNKLNTYQFKLDLSMKG, encoded by the coding sequence ATGATTAAAATCAACTTACTCGCAACCGGACCCAAGGCAAGAAAGGCCAAACCGCAGTGGGACGTGCGCGCCGAAGCCTTGCTCGGCGTCGGTGTGCTGGCGATCACGCTGACGGGATGTTGGTTTTATGCGTCCTCGCTCGATGATGAGATCCAGGCCAAACAGAATGAAAAGCAGAGTAAGGACAAACAAGTCGCGCAGCTCAAGGAACAGGTGAAGGCGGTTCAAGATTTCGAGCAGAAGAAAAAGCAGCTGGAGGATAAAAATCGCATCATCGATCAGTTGGAAAAGAGTCGAACCGGCCCGGTCAAGGTGCTGGACCACGTCAGCCAGAGCCTCAATCCGCTCAAGGTCTGGCTGGTGCGGATGAATCTCAAAGGCAACAACGTCGAACTCGAAGGACGGGCCATGTCGAACGACGACGTGGTCGAGTTCGTGAACAACCTTCGCAGGACGGATCAGTTTGGGACCATCAAGCTGATGGAGAGCCGAGCCGGGCAGGACAACAAGCTGAATACGTACCAGTTCAAACTTGATCTGTCGATGAAAGGCTAA
- a CDS encoding Type IV pilus biogenesis protein PilO, whose amino-acid sequence MSLNAISLESLRSIPTGQKVALLGLLVAAILVGFYFYVVDPKTAELETVQGQVAQLDTEIQNLTIKVKHLDELMAAAKQLEIELAAKKERLPPEEEAVMLLKQVSDLGLRLGLDVRLWKPGVQSEDPSKLFIRMPVNVEVAGGYHTAAIFFDRISKLSRIVTVQDVRIGTPHVDQGRVVTQTVFDLVAYAAPQEKPVVTSAPAAKPK is encoded by the coding sequence ATGAGTTTGAATGCGATCAGCCTCGAAAGCCTCCGCAGTATTCCGACGGGCCAGAAAGTTGCGTTGCTGGGATTGCTCGTGGCGGCGATTCTGGTCGGGTTCTACTTCTATGTGGTCGATCCCAAGACGGCGGAGTTGGAGACGGTCCAGGGGCAAGTGGCCCAGCTGGATACGGAAATTCAGAACCTCACGATCAAGGTGAAGCATCTGGACGAACTCATGGCGGCAGCCAAACAACTGGAAATCGAGTTGGCCGCCAAGAAAGAGCGCCTCCCGCCGGAAGAGGAAGCGGTCATGCTGCTCAAGCAAGTGTCGGATTTGGGGCTTCGGCTGGGGTTGGACGTCCGGCTCTGGAAGCCCGGTGTCCAGTCGGAGGATCCGTCGAAGTTGTTCATACGGATGCCCGTCAACGTGGAAGTCGCCGGCGGATACCATACGGCCGCGATCTTTTTCGATCGGATCAGCAAGTTGTCCCGTATCGTCACCGTTCAAGACGTGCGGATCGGTACACCGCATGTCGATCAAGGACGGGTCGTGACGCAAACGGTTTTCGATTTGGTGGCCTACGCGGCTCCGCAGGAAAAGCCGGTCGTCACATCTGCGCCGGCGGCAAAGCCGAAGTGA
- a CDS encoding Type IV pilus biogenesis protein PilP, producing the protein MKIRAWHSGWAAKSVSIGAVVLAVGAVAPSVESKYLPHLRQVSSMRPADAIKVQPLPDGQRRAPAVESQAPPVGAAPSQSGDSLSPEFSGTSYDPSGRRDPFLPMYQPGQQLELDSSLPPLQRVGLTELSLIGVVWGNYGYTAMVQTPDGKGYSIRRGTRIGPNNGVVSSITERGIIVQERFTDVYGNKQEREYVKLLHPKEGTE; encoded by the coding sequence GTGAAGATACGAGCATGGCACAGCGGATGGGCGGCGAAATCTGTGAGCATCGGAGCGGTGGTTCTGGCGGTCGGAGCTGTTGCGCCGTCCGTCGAGTCGAAATATTTGCCCCATCTGCGGCAAGTGTCATCCATGCGTCCTGCGGATGCCATTAAGGTGCAGCCCTTGCCCGATGGACAACGGCGGGCGCCGGCCGTCGAATCGCAGGCTCCGCCCGTAGGAGCCGCGCCGTCACAGTCTGGCGATTCGTTGTCACCTGAATTTTCCGGCACTTCGTACGATCCATCTGGCCGCCGGGATCCCTTCCTGCCGATGTACCAACCAGGTCAACAGCTCGAGTTGGATTCCAGTCTCCCCCCGTTGCAGCGCGTAGGTCTCACGGAACTCAGCCTGATCGGGGTGGTCTGGGGGAACTATGGGTACACGGCCATGGTCCAAACGCCGGACGGCAAAGGGTACAGCATTCGACGGGGAACAAGGATCGGGCCCAACAATGGTGTGGTCAGTTCAATCACCGAACGAGGCATCATCGTTCAAGAACGGTTCACGGATGTGTACGGGAACAAACAGGAGCGGGAATACGTCAAGCTCCTGCACCCGAAAGAGGGTACAGAATGA
- a CDS encoding Type IV pilus biogenesis protein PilQ, with the protein MKQTQVGVHPLLSVTVMAGLLGLAGYAQAVESGEPSGLAGFTRAAEQGAAIPSENAAGDTAPAALAGSAATVLTKVEAQPEGNRMVLVLTGNGRFAHTVKLIGDRRMVLDLPHIHSDGHPSHLAVGHPLLTRVRFGYHPNKVRLVLDLAQAVEHGIDSSDGRLVLTLEPKPIVVMNEAKTVTVIPALSSEPTAENGLSPAGGHPAARPMLVAHKSPKALFHVQPIQLTTESFQKDEKKPENEVVNGPSRFVGRRISLDFQQADISNVLRLIAEVSGFNIVVGEGVKNKVTMKLANVPWDQALDMLLKMNALGMIRQGNIVWVDTLQNIAKQQDEEARAKDSRSKAEPIVTRVFYIRNINAQEVQTSLRQNLSPRGTMTISQASNALIISDTETKLEVFRQLLDGVDLEVPQVQIEARIVQADTTYTRSLGVQWGIQNVNQLGGAGGTSAFKTGTTGSFGAQVSDFLINLPANPGLPSVPGAGFSIGKTDGAMLDVRLSAGELLGLTKVIAAPKITTLDKRDAKIAQGESIPFQTTSLQGTQTTFVDANLELNVTPQITSRDPKEIGKQILMKVRATRNAVGARSNPAGPSIDRREATTQVLVRDGETMVIGGVFVDSQSNNVAGIPYLSRVPVLGWLFKNKTENVSKQELLIFLTPTIVRSTT; encoded by the coding sequence ATGAAACAGACACAGGTTGGTGTTCACCCGCTGTTGAGTGTGACTGTGATGGCCGGATTGTTGGGACTTGCCGGATATGCGCAGGCCGTCGAGTCCGGAGAACCGTCGGGTTTAGCCGGATTCACCCGGGCCGCCGAACAAGGTGCCGCGATTCCATCTGAGAACGCGGCTGGCGACACTGCGCCTGCGGCGTTGGCCGGTTCTGCGGCGACGGTGTTGACGAAGGTCGAAGCTCAACCGGAAGGGAATCGGATGGTGCTGGTCCTGACGGGCAACGGTCGGTTCGCCCATACGGTGAAGCTGATCGGGGATCGTCGGATGGTCCTCGACCTGCCGCACATTCACTCGGACGGACACCCATCGCACTTGGCGGTCGGCCACCCCCTGCTGACGAGAGTTCGGTTCGGTTACCACCCTAATAAAGTTCGTTTGGTTCTGGATTTGGCCCAGGCGGTCGAGCACGGCATCGATTCGAGCGACGGTCGTCTGGTCCTCACGCTGGAACCGAAGCCGATTGTCGTAATGAATGAAGCGAAGACAGTGACCGTTATTCCCGCATTGTCATCAGAGCCAACGGCGGAGAACGGGTTGTCGCCGGCAGGGGGACACCCTGCAGCTCGTCCCATGCTGGTCGCACACAAGTCGCCCAAGGCGCTGTTCCATGTTCAGCCAATCCAGCTGACCACCGAGTCGTTTCAGAAAGATGAGAAAAAGCCGGAGAATGAAGTGGTGAACGGCCCGTCGCGTTTTGTCGGACGACGTATCTCACTCGACTTCCAGCAAGCCGATATCAGCAACGTACTGCGGTTGATCGCGGAAGTCAGCGGGTTCAACATCGTGGTGGGCGAGGGAGTCAAAAACAAAGTCACCATGAAGTTGGCGAATGTGCCGTGGGATCAAGCGCTCGACATGCTCTTGAAGATGAATGCCCTCGGCATGATCAGGCAAGGCAACATCGTGTGGGTCGACACCCTGCAGAATATCGCCAAACAGCAGGATGAAGAGGCCCGCGCCAAGGATTCACGATCCAAGGCCGAACCGATCGTCACGCGCGTCTTCTATATCCGCAATATCAACGCCCAGGAAGTCCAGACGTCGCTGCGGCAAAATTTGAGTCCGCGTGGAACCATGACGATCAGCCAGGCGAGCAATGCCCTCATCATCAGCGATACGGAAACCAAACTGGAAGTCTTCAGGCAATTGCTCGACGGCGTGGACCTCGAGGTGCCGCAGGTGCAGATCGAGGCGAGAATCGTCCAGGCGGATACGACCTATACACGTTCACTTGGTGTGCAGTGGGGTATTCAGAACGTCAACCAATTGGGCGGGGCGGGCGGAACGTCCGCGTTCAAGACAGGGACGACGGGATCGTTCGGCGCGCAGGTATCGGACTTCCTGATCAACCTGCCGGCCAACCCCGGATTGCCGTCCGTGCCCGGTGCCGGATTTTCGATCGGAAAAACCGACGGTGCGATGTTGGATGTGCGGTTGTCGGCCGGTGAATTGCTCGGGTTGACCAAGGTCATTGCAGCGCCCAAGATCACGACCTTGGATAAACGGGATGCCAAGATCGCGCAAGGTGAGTCCATTCCCTTTCAGACCACATCCTTGCAGGGGACCCAGACCACGTTCGTGGATGCGAATCTGGAGTTGAACGTGACCCCGCAGATCACGTCGCGCGACCCGAAAGAGATCGGCAAACAGATTCTCATGAAAGTGCGGGCCACCAGGAATGCGGTCGGTGCGCGGAGCAACCCGGCCGGTCCGAGCATCGATCGTCGGGAGGCCACAACGCAGGTGCTGGTACGTGACGGGGAAACCATGGTGATCGGCGGCGTCTTCGTCGACTCCCAATCGAACAACGTGGCGGGAATTCCCTATCTCTCGCGCGTCCCGGTCTTGGGGTGGTTGTTCAAGAACAAGACGGAGAACGTCTCCAAACAGGAATTGTTGATCTTCCTGACGCCGACGATCGTCCGTTCCACAACTTGA
- a CDS encoding 3-dehydroquinate synthase, with protein MTAPPIAVTQQTIHVELGTRSYAIVIRRDLLDDLGEELMRLRCTGKVGVVTDRNLAKHYLNRVRRVVKAAGYTVVPIVLSPGERTKTLRSISTIMDALVDARFERTSTLLALGGGVIGDVTGFAAAIYQRGIPFVQVPTSLVAQVDSSVGGKTGVDHPKGKNLIGAFNQPRAVLIDPATLETLPPREWVAGLAEVIKYGVIADETFFEYLERNIAFLLKLEEEPVAHIVKRSCEIKAQVVSEDEREADRRRILNFGHTIGHALESLGGYRGLIHGEAVAIGMVCEADLARHLGYCDDETVARLRALVKAAGLPHRLPPVTFGALWGAMQQDKKVAAGRIYCVLPERIGTVRIVPLEKDETRAWLQAVRVQERSGGKATTPAGRAE; from the coding sequence ATGACAGCCCCTCCGATCGCCGTGACGCAACAGACCATTCATGTCGAACTCGGGACACGGAGCTACGCCATCGTCATCCGGCGCGATCTGCTGGATGATCTCGGTGAAGAACTGATGCGGCTTCGCTGTACCGGCAAGGTGGGGGTGGTCACCGATCGGAATCTCGCCAAACACTATCTGAACCGGGTGAGGCGTGTGGTGAAGGCGGCCGGTTATACGGTCGTCCCGATCGTCCTTTCCCCCGGAGAGCGAACGAAAACCCTCCGATCCATTTCGACCATCATGGATGCGCTGGTCGACGCCAGGTTCGAGCGCACGTCGACGTTGCTGGCCCTGGGCGGCGGCGTCATCGGTGATGTGACGGGGTTTGCAGCGGCCATCTACCAACGCGGCATTCCCTTCGTGCAGGTCCCGACCAGTCTGGTGGCGCAGGTCGATTCCAGCGTCGGCGGGAAAACGGGGGTCGATCATCCGAAGGGAAAGAATCTGATCGGGGCGTTCAATCAACCGCGTGCCGTCCTGATCGATCCTGCGACGCTGGAGACCCTGCCGCCGCGTGAATGGGTGGCGGGGCTGGCGGAGGTCATCAAGTACGGGGTCATCGCAGACGAGACCTTCTTCGAATATTTGGAGCGGAACATCGCTTTCCTCTTGAAGCTGGAAGAAGAGCCGGTCGCCCACATCGTGAAGCGGTCCTGTGAAATCAAGGCGCAGGTCGTGTCCGAGGATGAACGCGAAGCGGACCGGCGTCGGATTTTGAATTTCGGCCATACCATCGGCCATGCCCTTGAATCCCTGGGGGGCTATCGCGGATTGATTCACGGTGAGGCGGTGGCGATCGGGATGGTGTGTGAGGCGGATCTGGCGAGGCACCTTGGCTATTGCGACGACGAAACGGTCGCCCGCTTGCGTGCCCTGGTCAAGGCGGCCGGCTTGCCCCATCGGTTGCCGCCCGTCACTTTCGGTGCGTTGTGGGGCGCCATGCAGCAGGATAAGAAGGTGGCGGCGGGTAGGATCTATTGTGTCTTACCGGAACGAATCGGAACTGTCAGGATCGTTCCCCTGGAGAAGGACGAAACCCGCGCCTGGTTGCAAGCGGTTCGGGTGCAGGAACGATCGGGCGGGAAGGCGACGACGCCCGCCGGGCGGGCAGAGTAG
- a CDS encoding putative GAF sensor protein has protein sequence MAAKRTVTQLEQALREKIREVDVLHRISESISNTLDLESVLRHIVDMVVEVTKADACLLYLLSDGRDELILRASKNPHPKLIGRITIGLGEGITGWVARERTRVVIPNSASDDPRFKFFHNLPEDRYQAFVSVPITTKQEVVGVINVQHKRPRRYRPDELALLSTIATQVGGAIENARLYDQMTRKALQLDTLSQVSETLSSNRLIEDVLQLIVTMTAQMMGSKICSIILLDQATSELRIAATQSLSEQYRRKPNVKVGQSISGRAVQDRRPIIVPDVTKEGSYVYPDMAAKEGLCSLLCVPMLVREKAIGVINTYTSKPHSFTAEEVKLMQAIANQAAISIEHTTLLEKSFEMQEALQVRKLLDRAKGYLMRSKRLSEEDAFKLIQRQSMDLRKSMREIAEAILLAGEIEERADKGKG, from the coding sequence ATGGCGGCGAAGCGGACGGTGACCCAGTTGGAGCAGGCCTTGCGCGAGAAGATCCGTGAGGTCGATGTGCTGCACCGTATCAGCGAGTCGATCAGCAACACCCTCGATCTGGAGTCGGTGCTTCGGCATATCGTCGATATGGTCGTGGAAGTGACCAAAGCCGACGCTTGCCTGCTGTACCTTCTCTCCGACGGCAGAGACGAACTCATTCTCCGGGCCTCGAAGAATCCTCATCCCAAGCTGATCGGGCGCATCACCATCGGGTTGGGAGAAGGGATCACCGGCTGGGTGGCGCGGGAGCGGACCCGCGTGGTGATTCCGAACAGCGCGAGCGATGATCCGCGGTTCAAGTTTTTTCATAACCTTCCGGAAGACCGTTATCAGGCCTTTGTCTCAGTGCCGATCACGACCAAACAGGAAGTCGTCGGAGTCATCAACGTGCAGCACAAGCGGCCGCGTCGATATCGCCCGGACGAACTGGCGCTCCTCTCGACAATCGCCACCCAGGTGGGTGGGGCCATCGAGAACGCCCGCCTCTACGATCAAATGACGCGCAAGGCCTTGCAACTCGATACGCTGTCTCAAGTGTCGGAAACCCTGTCGTCGAATCGATTGATCGAGGATGTATTGCAGTTGATCGTGACGATGACGGCGCAAATGATGGGTTCGAAGATTTGTTCCATTATCTTGTTGGACCAGGCGACGAGCGAACTACGTATCGCCGCCACGCAAAGTTTGAGCGAGCAGTATCGGCGCAAACCGAACGTGAAGGTCGGCCAGAGCATCAGCGGGCGGGCCGTTCAGGATCGCCGGCCGATCATCGTGCCGGATGTCACCAAAGAGGGCAGCTATGTCTATCCGGACATGGCCGCGAAGGAAGGGTTGTGCTCCCTCCTGTGCGTGCCGATGCTGGTGCGGGAAAAAGCCATCGGGGTCATCAATACCTACACGTCCAAGCCGCACAGCTTCACGGCCGAAGAGGTGAAGCTGATGCAGGCGATCGCCAATCAGGCTGCGATCTCCATCGAACACACGACCCTGTTGGAAAAGTCGTTCGAAATGCAGGAAGCGTTGCAGGTTCGGAAGTTGCTGGACCGGGCCAAGGGCTACTTGATGAGGTCGAAGCGGTTGTCGGAAGAAGACGCGTTCAAGCTGATTCAACGGCAGAGCATGGACCTCCGCAAGTCCATGCGGGAAATCGCCGAAGCGATTCTCCTGGCTGGAGAAATCGAAGAGCGAGCCGACAAGGGAAAGGGCTGA
- a CDS encoding Urea ABC transporter, substrate-binding protein UrtA, translated as MNAQNPSSADETIADNRQTGLPSRREFLLQSSRTAAGIGVAALLGNLGQWALSYGADKEPIKIGVLHSLSGTMAISEVSLKDVVSMAVEAINAKGGVLGRQLKPVIVDPASNWDLFAEKAKQLLVQDKVAVVFGCWTSVSRKSVLPVFEKNNGLLFYPVQYEGEECSRNVFYTGAAVNQQAVPAVEYLMGKEGGGYKKFYLLGTDYVYPRTTNKILRAMLLAKKVSAANIMEEYTPFHHQDYQTIVGKIKKFAAGGGACVISTINGDSNVPFYKEFANQGLRADDAPIMAFSVAEDELRGMDKTALVGHLAAWNYYQSVDTPQNKQFVADFKAYCKKNNLPDGDKRVTDDPIEAAYFGVHVWKQAVEKAGTTDVDAVRKAVYGQKFLAPGGEIMMDEANHHTHKPVLIGEIMKDGQFKVVWRSKGLVKPEPWSEYTNPEKGCDWVKHQGTYKKA; from the coding sequence ATGAACGCGCAGAATCCATCGAGTGCGGATGAGACGATCGCCGATAACAGGCAGACAGGACTGCCGTCACGGCGCGAATTCCTGCTGCAGAGTTCGCGAACCGCGGCCGGCATCGGGGTGGCGGCCTTGCTGGGCAACCTGGGCCAGTGGGCGCTGTCCTATGGAGCCGACAAGGAGCCGATCAAGATCGGGGTCTTGCATTCGCTCAGCGGCACGATGGCGATCAGCGAAGTGTCCTTGAAGGATGTCGTGTCGATGGCGGTGGAAGCGATCAATGCGAAGGGCGGCGTGCTGGGCCGCCAACTGAAACCGGTGATCGTCGATCCTGCTTCCAACTGGGACCTGTTCGCGGAGAAGGCCAAACAATTGCTGGTGCAGGACAAGGTGGCGGTGGTGTTCGGCTGCTGGACGTCGGTTAGCCGGAAATCCGTATTGCCCGTGTTCGAAAAGAACAATGGCTTGCTCTTCTATCCCGTGCAGTACGAAGGCGAAGAATGTTCCCGTAACGTCTTCTATACAGGGGCGGCGGTGAATCAGCAGGCGGTACCGGCCGTGGAATATCTGATGGGCAAGGAAGGAGGCGGGTACAAGAAGTTCTATCTGCTTGGGACCGACTACGTCTATCCGCGGACCACGAACAAAATCCTGCGGGCTATGTTGCTCGCCAAGAAGGTGTCCGCAGCCAACATCATGGAGGAGTACACGCCGTTTCACCATCAAGATTATCAGACCATCGTGGGGAAGATTAAGAAGTTCGCCGCCGGCGGCGGCGCCTGCGTGATCAGCACCATCAACGGCGACAGCAACGTGCCGTTCTACAAAGAATTCGCGAACCAGGGATTGCGGGCGGACGACGCGCCGATTATGGCGTTCAGCGTCGCGGAGGATGAGTTGCGGGGCATGGACAAGACGGCGCTGGTCGGCCATCTGGCGGCCTGGAATTATTACCAGAGCGTGGACACGCCGCAGAACAAGCAGTTCGTGGCCGACTTCAAAGCCTACTGCAAAAAGAACAATCTGCCGGACGGCGACAAGCGCGTCACCGACGATCCGATCGAAGCCGCCTACTTCGGTGTACATGTCTGGAAGCAGGCGGTGGAGAAGGCCGGCACGACCGACGTGGATGCGGTGCGTAAGGCCGTCTACGGGCAGAAGTTCCTTGCCCCCGGCGGCGAGATCATGATGGACGAGGCCAACCACCATACGCACAAGCCGGTGTTGATCGGCGAAATCATGAAAGACGGACAGTTCAAGGTGGTCTGGCGATCGAAGGGCCTGGTCAAGCCGGAGCCTTGGAGCGAATATACGAATCCCGAGAAGGGGTGCGACTGGGTGAAACACCAAGGGACCTACAAGAAGGCCTGA